The following are from one region of the Anaeropeptidivorans aminofermentans genome:
- a CDS encoding ABC transporter permease, producing MKVSTIFRNFGKAVKKIIPVIGWILIWQFAAVYVKQEMLIASPVSVFIKLFELSLSPGFWQSIYFSLSRVIRGFLFAFFGGILSGALAYKFMPVKAFLNPAMSVIKASPVASYTIICLLFMPSKNLSVFISFMMALPIIYINVLQGLLNTDKKLLEMAQVFKISPFKKALYIYSSELMPFLLSASSLSLGLCWKSGIAAEVIGLPLGSIGEKLYQAKIFVDTKELFAWTIVIIALSFLFEKVFIELLKKLMEKIERL from the coding sequence ATGAAAGTTTCTACTATATTCCGTAATTTTGGAAAAGCGGTTAAAAAAATAATTCCTGTTATAGGCTGGATTTTAATCTGGCAATTTGCGGCGGTTTATGTAAAACAGGAGATGCTTATAGCATCTCCTGTTTCGGTATTCATAAAACTATTTGAGCTTTCTTTAAGCCCTGGTTTTTGGCAAAGCATCTATTTTTCTCTTTCAAGAGTTATCAGAGGGTTTCTATTTGCATTTTTCGGAGGCATTTTATCCGGGGCTTTGGCTTATAAATTTATGCCTGTAAAAGCATTTTTAAACCCTGCAATGTCTGTTATAAAGGCCTCTCCCGTCGCATCTTATACGATTATCTGCCTGCTTTTCATGCCTTCGAAGAACCTTTCGGTTTTTATATCCTTTATGATGGCCCTGCCTATTATATACATAAATGTGCTTCAAGGGCTTTTAAATACAGATAAAAAGCTTTTGGAAATGGCGCAGGTCTTTAAAATAAGCCCTTTTAAAAAAGCGCTTTATATCTATTCTTCCGAGCTGATGCCTTTTCTTCTTTCGGCCAGCAGCCTTTCTCTCGGCCTTTGCTGGAAATCGGGAATCGCCGCAGAGGTCATCGGCCTTCCCTTAGGCTCCATAGGAGAAAAGCTTTATCAGGCTAAAATATTCGTAGATACAAAAGAATTATTTGCATGGACCATAGTGATTATTGCCCTAAGTTTTTTATTTGAAAAGGTCTTCATAGAGCTTCTTAAAAAGCTTATGGAAAAGATAGAAAGGCTGTAA
- a CDS encoding ABC-F family ATP-binding cassette domain-containing protein, whose product MLIIENLSLRFGERKLFENVNLKFTPGNCYGIIGANGAGKSTFLRIISGDLEPTTGEVFLSKGSRMSVLKQDHYAYDEYNVMDTVILGNPRVYEIMKLKDEIYAKEDFTDEDGIKAAELEGEFAQLNGWEAESDASKLLQSLSIPEDMHYKQMSELTGKEKIKVFLAQALFGNPDVLVLDEPTNDLDIKSIAWLEEFLIEYEGIVIVVSHDRHFLNNVCTMIADVDFGSIKLYTGNYDFWYQSSQLALQLMRDQNRKKEEKIKELQAFIQRFSANASKSKQATSRKKLLDKIELDEIRPSTRRYPFIHFKPEREAGNDILMVDSLSKTIDGVKVLDNLRFTVNKNEKIAFIGSEIGITALFKILAGEMEQDSGTYKFGITITKSYFPKDNTEFFENCTLNLIDWLRQFSDDDSESYLRGFLGKMLFAREEALKEAQVLSGGEKVRCMLSRAMLSTANFLILDQPTNHLDLETITALNDSLIDFKGNILFTCHDHEFIQTTANRIIEIKDDGSYVDKSVTYDEYLGLA is encoded by the coding sequence ATGCTCATTATTGAAAACTTAAGCCTTAGATTTGGCGAAAGAAAGCTTTTTGAAAACGTAAACCTTAAATTTACCCCGGGGAACTGCTACGGTATTATAGGTGCCAACGGCGCAGGAAAATCTACTTTTTTAAGGATTATATCCGGTGACCTTGAGCCTACCACAGGAGAGGTATTTTTATCCAAAGGAAGCAGAATGTCCGTATTGAAGCAGGACCATTATGCCTACGACGAATATAACGTTATGGATACGGTGATTCTCGGAAACCCAAGGGTCTATGAAATCATGAAATTAAAGGACGAAATTTACGCAAAAGAAGATTTTACCGACGAAGATGGTATAAAGGCGGCAGAGCTTGAAGGAGAATTTGCTCAGCTGAACGGCTGGGAAGCAGAATCAGATGCCTCGAAGCTTCTCCAGTCCCTTTCTATCCCTGAAGACATGCATTATAAGCAAATGTCGGAGCTTACGGGAAAGGAAAAAATAAAAGTATTTCTCGCTCAGGCCCTTTTCGGAAACCCTGACGTTCTTGTTCTTGACGAGCCTACAAACGATTTGGACATAAAAAGCATTGCATGGCTTGAAGAATTTCTTATTGAATACGAAGGCATTGTTATTGTAGTTTCCCACGACAGGCATTTCTTAAACAATGTATGTACCATGATCGCCGATGTGGATTTTGGAAGCATAAAGCTTTACACAGGAAATTACGATTTCTGGTACCAGTCCTCTCAGCTTGCATTGCAGCTTATGAGAGACCAGAACCGTAAAAAAGAAGAAAAAATCAAGGAGCTTCAAGCCTTTATCCAGCGCTTTAGTGCCAATGCTTCAAAAAGCAAGCAGGCGACTTCAAGAAAAAAGCTTCTTGATAAAATAGAGCTTGACGAAATAAGGCCTTCCACAAGAAGATACCCCTTTATTCATTTTAAACCGGAAAGAGAGGCAGGAAACGATATTCTTATGGTGGATTCCCTTTCAAAAACCATTGACGGCGTAAAGGTTTTAGATAACCTTCGGTTTACTGTAAATAAAAATGAAAAAATCGCTTTTATCGGAAGTGAAATCGGTATTACAGCCCTTTTTAAAATTCTTGCGGGGGAAATGGAGCAGGACAGCGGAACCTATAAATTCGGCATCACCATAACAAAGTCCTATTTTCCCAAGGATAATACAGAGTTTTTTGAAAACTGCACTTTGAATCTTATTGATTGGCTCAGGCAGTTTTCAGATGACGACAGCGAGTCTTATTTGAGAGGCTTTTTAGGAAAAATGCTTTTTGCAAGAGAAGAAGCCTTAAAAGAAGCTCAGGTGCTTTCCGGAGGAGAAAAGGTGCGCTGTATGCTTTCAAGGGCAATGCTTTCTACGGCTAATTTCCTTATTTTAGACCAGCCTACAAATCACCTTGACCTTGAAACTATCACGGCATTAAATGATTCCTTAATCGATTTTAAGGGAAATATCCTTTTTACATGCCACGACCATGAATTTATTCAGACTACGGCAAACCGTATCATAGAAATAAAGGACGACGGCTCCTATGTAGATAAATCCGTAACCTATGATGAATATTTAGGATTAGCTTAA
- a CDS encoding GNAT family N-acetyltransferase — MVIRDAGAGDVTVLTAMLNDMYSEIKYGISFNEDFFKSRIKSRFFIIKILEEDGQALGFSTVKITKSDYTPEVSSMGFLYELYIKPEIRKKGYARLLLSEMEKELKESGIDYMELYVRLDNENGMDFWLRNGCKPIYHVLSKKLI, encoded by the coding sequence ATGGTTATAAGAGACGCCGGAGCAGGCGACGTAACCGTTCTTACTGCCATGCTTAACGACATGTATTCGGAGATAAAATACGGTATTTCCTTTAACGAGGATTTTTTTAAAAGCCGCATTAAATCAAGGTTTTTTATAATAAAAATATTGGAAGAAGATGGACAGGCCTTAGGCTTTTCCACCGTTAAAATTACGAAAAGCGACTATACCCCAGAGGTTTCCTCCATGGGCTTTTTATATGAACTTTATATTAAACCTGAAATCAGAAAAAAAGGCTATGCCCGCCTTCTCCTTTCGGAAATGGAAAAGGAGCTTAAAGAATCAGGTATAGACTATATGGAGCTTTATGTAAGGCTCGATAATGAAAACGGCATGGACTTCTGGCTTAGAAACGGCTGCAAGCCTATATATCATGTGCTTTCAAAGAAGCTAATTTAA
- a CDS encoding acyl carrier protein → MDINKIKEEIRSFLIENFDIDKDDNEFTDDVDFFTYGYVDSFGAAEIISFIEENFNIEVSNKDLVKYPMTSIDEIAHYINVKKGA, encoded by the coding sequence ATGGATATAAATAAAATCAAAGAGGAAATACGCTCATTTTTAATAGAAAATTTTGATATTGATAAAGACGACAATGAATTTACAGACGATGTGGACTTTTTCACTTACGGCTATGTGGATTCTTTCGGTGCCGCGGAAATCATAAGCTTTATAGAGGAGAATTTTAATATTGAAGTCTCAAATAAGGACCTTGTGAAATACCCCATGACCTCCATAGATGAAATAGCCCACTATATAAATGTAAAAAAGGGTGCGTAA
- a CDS encoding amino acid adenylation domain-containing protein, giving the protein MYNSTVILLDETAEKFGSKTAVTDGDIKISYTEYRNLAMNMGTSILKHFGALKKNRMIAVFLPKSVKVLISFMGILYSGNTYIPLDTSMPEKRLGRIFKNLSPELIITDSDHAEELKALGIEEERIAVYDEIIKELHDRGLIDNALRLVRDSDPVYIMYTSGSTGNPKGVVIPHRGVIDYVNWLMDTFAIDENVILGNQSPFYFDNTVLDIYACLKTGAELIIIPDVFFQFQAKVLEYLNEMKINFIFWVPTIYINLANTGLLEETKLPYLKQALFCGEVMPNKQLNVWRKTQPHVLYANLYGPTEITDVCTYYIIDKEFEDHEPLPIGRACRNMSVLILDEEGKEVRKGETGELCVLGSGISLGYYGEKELTENAFKQNPLNDKYEEKMYCTGDLVYEAPDGLIMFAGRKDSQIKHRGNRIELGEIETAAKSLEGVDNACVLYDYENTQIVLLLEAAEDLNLKDIKKRLLSLIPKYMLPQKIKIMEKFPYTANSKIDRVMLKSLMTEGKI; this is encoded by the coding sequence ATGTATAATTCTACAGTAATTTTATTAGACGAAACAGCAGAAAAATTCGGCTCTAAAACGGCGGTAACGGATGGAGATATCAAAATAAGCTATACTGAATACAGAAACCTTGCCATGAACATGGGCACTTCTATTTTAAAGCATTTTGGAGCGCTTAAGAAGAACAGAATGATTGCCGTATTTCTTCCTAAAAGCGTAAAGGTGCTTATTTCCTTTATGGGAATTCTGTACAGCGGAAATACCTATATCCCTCTTGATACATCTATGCCTGAAAAAAGGCTTGGAAGAATATTTAAGAATCTTTCTCCCGAGCTTATTATTACGGATTCAGACCACGCAGAAGAATTAAAGGCATTGGGCATAGAAGAAGAAAGAATCGCTGTCTACGATGAAATTATAAAAGAGCTTCATGACAGAGGGCTTATTGATAATGCTTTAAGGCTTGTCAGGGATTCAGACCCTGTTTATATTATGTATACCTCCGGCTCTACGGGAAACCCAAAAGGGGTTGTAATTCCCCACAGAGGCGTTATAGATTATGTAAACTGGCTTATGGATACCTTTGCAATCGATGAAAACGTAATTTTAGGAAACCAATCGCCTTTTTATTTTGATAATACGGTTCTTGATATTTATGCCTGCCTTAAAACAGGGGCAGAGCTTATTATTATCCCCGATGTATTTTTTCAGTTTCAGGCCAAGGTTTTGGAATATCTTAATGAAATGAAAATAAATTTCATCTTCTGGGTTCCAACGATTTATATTAACCTTGCCAATACGGGGCTTCTTGAAGAAACAAAGCTTCCTTATTTGAAGCAGGCTCTTTTCTGCGGAGAGGTTATGCCCAATAAGCAGCTCAATGTGTGGAGAAAGACTCAGCCCCATGTGCTTTATGCCAATTTATACGGGCCTACGGAAATAACCGACGTATGCACTTACTATATCATAGACAAAGAGTTTGAGGACCATGAGCCTTTGCCTATCGGCAGAGCCTGCAGGAATATGAGCGTTCTTATCCTTGATGAGGAAGGAAAAGAAGTTCGAAAAGGCGAAACAGGAGAGCTTTGCGTATTAGGCTCCGGGATTTCTCTTGGCTATTACGGAGAAAAAGAGCTTACGGAAAATGCCTTTAAACAAAATCCTTTAAACGATAAATATGAGGAAAAAATGTATTGCACGGGAGATCTTGTATATGAAGCTCCCGACGGCCTTATTATGTTCGCCGGAAGAAAGGACAGCCAAATAAAGCACAGAGGCAACAGAATAGAGCTTGGTGAAATCGAGACGGCGGCAAAGAGCCTTGAAGGGGTGGATAATGCCTGTGTCCTTTACGATTATGAAAATACCCAAATCGTTCTTCTCCTGGAAGCAGCAGAAGATTTAAACCTTAAGGATATTAAGAAAAGACTTTTATCTTTAATACCTAAATATATGCTTCCTCAGAAAATAAAAATTATGGAAAAGTTCCCCTATACGGCGAATTCGAAAATAGACAGGGTTATGCTTAAATCCCTTATGACAGAAGGCAAAATTTAA
- a CDS encoding ATP-binding cassette domain-containing protein: protein MSIEIINISKSFGNLKVLDNINMKFELHKTHCIMGPSGCGKSTLLNILMGIMEPDSGTVSGLQGKFISPVFQEERLCENLSALSNIRLASKERLDFSEVKETLEALLLYDCFKKPVRELSGGMKRRISLARAFLSKSDIFIFDEPFKGLDEDTKKKVMRYTKDICKDKTLIWVTHDPFEAEFIGGNIVRFSYGKS from the coding sequence ATGAGCATTGAAATCATAAATATCAGTAAATCCTTTGGGAATTTAAAGGTTCTTGACAATATAAATATGAAATTTGAGCTTCATAAAACCCATTGTATCATGGGGCCGTCCGGCTGCGGAAAAAGCACGTTACTGAATATTCTTATGGGAATTATGGAGCCGGATTCAGGAACAGTTTCAGGCCTTCAGGGCAAATTTATTTCTCCGGTTTTTCAGGAAGAAAGGCTATGTGAAAATTTAAGCGCCCTATCCAATATACGCCTTGCATCAAAGGAAAGGCTTGATTTTTCCGAGGTAAAGGAAACATTAGAAGCGCTTTTGCTTTATGACTGTTTTAAAAAACCCGTAAGAGAGCTAAGCGGAGGAATGAAAAGGCGGATATCCCTGGCCCGGGCTTTTTTAAGCAAAAGTGATATATTCATATTTGATGAGCCCTTTAAAGGCCTTGACGAAGATACGAAGAAGAAGGTTATGCGCTATACTAAAGATATCTGTAAAGATAAAACCCTTATATGGGTTACCCATGACCCCTTTGAAGCGGAATTTATAGGCGGCAATATTGTGAGGTTTTCATATGGAAAATCATAA
- a CDS encoding DUF362 domain-containing protein, giving the protein MAYVINDSCISCGACAPECPVSCISEGSGIYVIDQDVCISCGACASVCPVGAPNEE; this is encoded by the coding sequence ATGGCATATGTTATAAATGACAGCTGCATCAGCTGCGGAGCATGCGCACCGGAATGCCCTGTGTCTTGTATTTCCGAGGGAAGCGGAATTTACGTTATAGATCAGGACGTTTGCATCAGCTGCGGAGCATGCGCAAGCGTTTGCCCTGTTGGAGCGCCTAACGAAGAATAA
- a CDS encoding serine hydroxymethyltransferase — MYDLKILSKTDPDLYSAMMQELARQRENIELIASENFVSESVLAAMGSHLTNKYAEGYPGKRYYGGCQCVDIVETLAIERAKELFGADHANVQPHSGAQANMAVYFATLKPGDKIMGMNLAHGGHLTHGSPVSISGKYYQVAAYGVDEKTGRIDYDKARQVALEEKPQIIVAGASAYSRIIDFKAFSEIAKEVGAYFLVDMAHIAGLVAAGLHPNPVPYADFVTSTTHKTLRGPRGGLILCKEEHAKMIDKAVFPGIQGGPLMHVIAGKAVCFKEALEPSFKDYAQKVINNAHVLAEGLKKRGFDLVSDGTDNHLILVDLRSSNISGRDAEHLLDEIKVTCNKNSIPFDPKKPNETSGIRLGTAAATSRGMNEEDMEVIAEIIALAIKENKKDEALAKVNALVEKYPLYPTITE, encoded by the coding sequence ATGTACGATTTAAAAATACTTTCCAAGACCGATCCTGATTTGTATTCTGCCATGATGCAGGAGCTTGCAAGACAAAGGGAGAACATTGAACTTATCGCTTCTGAAAACTTCGTTTCAGAGTCTGTTCTCGCAGCTATGGGATCTCACCTTACGAATAAGTATGCAGAAGGCTACCCTGGAAAGCGCTACTACGGCGGCTGCCAATGTGTTGACATTGTAGAGACTCTTGCAATCGAAAGAGCAAAAGAGCTTTTCGGTGCAGATCACGCCAATGTTCAGCCTCATTCCGGCGCTCAGGCAAATATGGCAGTTTATTTTGCAACCCTTAAACCCGGCGACAAAATTATGGGTATGAATCTTGCTCACGGCGGTCACCTTACTCATGGAAGCCCTGTAAGCATCTCAGGAAAATATTATCAGGTAGCAGCTTACGGCGTTGATGAGAAAACCGGCCGTATCGATTATGACAAGGCAAGACAGGTTGCCCTTGAAGAAAAGCCCCAGATAATAGTAGCAGGCGCCAGTGCCTATTCAAGAATCATAGATTTCAAAGCCTTCTCAGAAATAGCGAAAGAAGTTGGCGCTTATTTCTTAGTTGACATGGCTCATATTGCAGGTCTTGTTGCAGCAGGCCTTCATCCAAATCCTGTTCCATATGCAGACTTCGTAACATCTACAACTCATAAGACTTTAAGAGGCCCAAGAGGCGGATTAATCCTTTGCAAAGAGGAACACGCAAAAATGATTGATAAAGCCGTATTCCCAGGAATCCAAGGCGGCCCCCTTATGCACGTTATCGCAGGCAAAGCAGTATGCTTTAAAGAAGCTCTTGAGCCTTCCTTCAAAGATTATGCTCAGAAGGTTATAAATAATGCTCACGTTTTAGCAGAAGGCCTTAAGAAGAGAGGCTTTGACCTTGTTTCCGACGGAACAGACAACCATCTTATCCTTGTTGACTTAAGAAGCTCCAACATCTCCGGTAGAGACGCAGAGCACCTTCTTGACGAAATAAAAGTTACCTGCAACAAAAACTCCATTCCTTTCGATCCTAAAAAGCCCAATGAAACAAGCGGCATAAGACTTGGAACAGCTGCTGCTACATCAAGAGGCATGAATGAAGAAGATATGGAAGTTATCGCAGAAATCATAGCCCTTGCTATTAAAGAAAACAAGAAAGACGAAGCTTTAGCAAAAGTTAACGCTCTCGTTGAAAAATACCCTCTTTACCCAACAATCACGGAATAA
- a CDS encoding MGMT family protein: protein MENHNTEFFNRIYDIVEVIPEGKVISYGEIAKILGRPRNARLVGTAMKNVPKERNLPCHRVVSKSGALAPGYVFESKEIQKALLISEGVEFDKKDRIKKEFFLDNKSW from the coding sequence ATGGAAAATCATAATACAGAGTTTTTTAATAGGATATATGATATTGTTGAAGTCATTCCGGAAGGAAAGGTAATATCCTACGGGGAAATCGCGAAAATTTTAGGAAGGCCCAGAAACGCAAGACTTGTGGGAACGGCAATGAAAAATGTTCCCAAAGAAAGAAACCTTCCCTGCCACAGGGTGGTTTCAAAAAGCGGAGCGCTTGCCCCGGGATATGTATTTGAAAGCAAAGAAATACAAAAGGCCCTCCTTATTTCAGAAGGAGTTGAATTTGACAAAAAAGACCGCATCAAAAAGGAGTTCTTTTTGGATAATAAAAGTTGGTAG
- a CDS encoding ABC transporter substrate-binding protein produces MNKILNIIFSVLFLLMILSGCGAKEEAVQEPPVQENPADVSQEPKKAEEQLSEEKKEDEETSEEIKEAETVIISALKGPTAMGMVKLMADAEEGTTTNKYEFTIATTDEIVPKLSKGEVDIAALPANLASVLYNNTEGKVQVMAINTLGVLYAVEKGETIKEIGDLKGKTIYSTGKGATPEFAVNYVLKANGIDPEKDLTIEYKSEAAEILPMLAGGQAEIAILPQPFVTSAQAKVEGLRTALDWTEEWNTISKGESTLVTGVIVVRKEFAEENPEAVKIFLEEYKASTEFCSTNLSDAAALVGKYGIVDAAIAEKAIPFCNITYIDGQEMKTALEGYLNVLHGENPKSVGGTLPNESFYYIP; encoded by the coding sequence ATGAATAAAATACTGAATATTATTTTTTCTGTTTTATTTTTACTGATGATTCTTTCAGGCTGCGGGGCAAAGGAAGAAGCCGTTCAGGAACCTCCTGTTCAGGAGAATCCGGCTGATGTTTCACAAGAGCCTAAAAAAGCAGAAGAGCAGCTCTCCGAAGAGAAGAAGGAAGATGAAGAAACTTCAGAAGAAATTAAAGAGGCAGAAACCGTAATTATTTCTGCTCTTAAGGGCCCTACGGCAATGGGTATGGTAAAGCTTATGGCGGATGCTGAAGAAGGGACAACAACAAATAAGTATGAATTCACCATTGCAACTACTGATGAAATAGTGCCAAAGCTTTCTAAAGGCGAGGTGGATATTGCCGCTTTGCCGGCAAACCTTGCTTCCGTTCTTTATAACAATACCGAAGGAAAAGTTCAGGTAATGGCAATAAATACCTTAGGTGTTTTATACGCAGTTGAAAAAGGAGAAACAATTAAGGAAATAGGGGACTTAAAGGGAAAAACCATATATTCCACAGGAAAGGGCGCAACCCCCGAGTTTGCTGTAAATTATGTTTTAAAGGCAAACGGCATAGACCCGGAAAAAGACCTTACCATAGAATATAAATCGGAAGCTGCGGAAATACTGCCCATGCTTGCAGGAGGACAGGCCGAAATCGCTATTCTTCCTCAGCCCTTTGTTACTTCAGCTCAAGCCAAAGTAGAAGGCTTAAGGACGGCCCTTGACTGGACAGAGGAATGGAATACTATTTCCAAGGGCGAAAGCACTCTTGTTACCGGGGTTATCGTTGTAAGAAAAGAATTTGCAGAGGAAAATCCCGAAGCCGTTAAAATATTTCTCGAAGAATACAAAGCATCTACGGAATTTTGCAGCACGAACTTATCAGACGCTGCCGCCCTTGTGGGAAAATACGGTATTGTCGATGCGGCTATAGCGGAAAAAGCAATACCCTTTTGCAATATAACCTATATTGACGGGCAGGAAATGAAAACCGCTCTTGAAGGCTATCTGAATGTATTACACGGCGAGAATCCCAAGTCGGTAGGAGGAACACTGCCCAATGAAAGTTTCTACTATATTCCGTAA
- a CDS encoding CsbD family protein: protein MMEDSIKNKTDQLIGSIKENVGKALGSEQIELEGKLQKLTGDTMEKTKKIGKDVKEALAEKANDFIDSIKDPQEDK, encoded by the coding sequence ATGATGGAGGATTCTATTAAAAACAAAACAGATCAGCTTATTGGCTCTATTAAAGAAAATGTAGGAAAAGCTTTGGGTTCAGAGCAAATAGAGCTGGAAGGAAAATTACAAAAGCTTACCGGCGACACTATGGAAAAAACTAAAAAGATTGGAAAAGATGTCAAGGAAGCCCTTGCCGAAAAAGCAAACGATTTCATTGATTCTATAAAGGACCCGCAGGAAGATAAATAA
- a CDS encoding CapA family protein has product MKKVKIISAILTVCLIISFSFKDAPSSGNIIDPAKEITLDKPSLTYTQIPVGPKASGPPSADEIKRVSISAVGDLMVHTWQMNDAYVKETGEYDFSNDFEMVKKYLDRSDYRVGNLETVFGGKEIGYSDYPMFNTPDSFGEAIKEAGFDLLTTANNHSLDKKEAGLLRTLDVLDRLDIEHVGTYRSEEERNTYKIVEVNGLKLAFLSYTYGTNGIPVPKGKDYLINILNEELILKDLNEVKKLEPDMIIVMPHIGNEYELYPKEIFKRWIGLMVDNGADIVLASHPHVLQPMEIKEVEEEDGSRRQAFIIYSLGNFISSQRTEPRDQGIILNLEISKLNGNKAIIEKVSFIPTWVQFRDLSGKDYVRVLSVYDALKDYENGINNNLRPKDIERLKRVHSSVTGIYLEKEVPLAEMKPEYIFYENTANLNYDSLS; this is encoded by the coding sequence ATGAAGAAAGTAAAAATCATTTCTGCAATATTAACAGTATGTTTAATAATTTCTTTTTCATTTAAGGACGCTCCAAGCTCCGGCAATATTATAGACCCTGCGAAAGAGATTACTTTAGACAAGCCCTCTCTTACTTATACGCAGATTCCTGTAGGGCCTAAGGCTTCCGGCCCGCCATCTGCAGATGAAATAAAGAGGGTTTCCATCTCTGCCGTAGGCGATTTGATGGTACATACGTGGCAGATGAACGATGCCTATGTAAAGGAAACAGGGGAATATGATTTCTCCAATGACTTTGAAATGGTAAAAAAGTATCTGGACCGGTCTGATTACAGAGTAGGCAATCTGGAAACGGTATTTGGGGGAAAGGAAATAGGCTACAGCGATTATCCCATGTTCAACACCCCGGATTCCTTTGGAGAGGCAATAAAAGAAGCGGGCTTTGACCTTCTCACTACCGCCAACAACCATTCTCTGGATAAAAAAGAAGCAGGGCTTTTAAGAACCCTTGATGTTTTGGACCGCTTGGATATAGAGCATGTGGGAACCTACAGGTCGGAAGAAGAAAGAAATACTTATAAAATAGTGGAGGTAAACGGTCTTAAGCTTGCATTTTTATCTTATACCTACGGTACGAATGGCATACCTGTGCCAAAGGGCAAAGACTATCTTATAAATATTTTAAATGAAGAGCTTATATTGAAGGATTTAAATGAGGTAAAGAAACTTGAGCCGGATATGATCATCGTTATGCCCCATATAGGTAATGAATATGAGCTTTACCCTAAGGAAATATTTAAAAGATGGATAGGGCTTATGGTGGATAACGGAGCGGACATCGTTCTTGCAAGCCATCCCCATGTGCTCCAGCCGATGGAAATAAAAGAAGTTGAGGAAGAAGACGGAAGCAGAAGACAGGCTTTTATTATATATTCTTTGGGAAATTTCATATCCTCTCAGAGAACGGAGCCAAGAGATCAGGGCATTATATTAAACCTTGAAATATCTAAGCTTAACGGCAATAAGGCAATTATTGAAAAAGTTTCTTTTATTCCCACATGGGTTCAGTTCAGGGATTTATCAGGAAAAGACTATGTAAGGGTATTGTCGGTTTATGATGCCCTGAAAGATTATGAAAACGGGATAAACAATAATTTAAGGCCTAAGGATATTGAAAGGCTGAAAAGGGTCCATTCTTCCGTTACGGGGATATATCTTGAAAAGGAAGTACCCCTTGCGGAAATGAAGCCGGAATATATTTTCTACGAAAATACGGCCAATTTAAATTACGACAGCCTTTCGTAA
- a CDS encoding GlsB/YeaQ/YmgE family stress response membrane protein, with protein MGIIGWIVIGALAGWLASIITGNNKKMGTFANIAVGIIGGFIGGFVMSLLGGTGVTGFNLWSLFVAVIGAVILLWIVNMFHK; from the coding sequence ATGGGTATTATCGGATGGATTGTTATTGGTGCTTTGGCTGGATGGCTGGCAAGCATTATTACTGGAAACAACAAGAAAATGGGTACTTTTGCAAATATAGCCGTAGGTATTATAGGCGGCTTTATCGGCGGCTTTGTTATGAGTTTGCTGGGCGGTACAGGGGTTACCGGTTTTAATTTATGGAGCCTTTTTGTCGCCGTTATAGGTGCAGTCATCCTGCTTTGGATTGTCAATATGTTTCACAAATAA